The Flavobacterium sp. M31R6 nucleotide sequence CTGTTTCATTACTTAAGACCGTATCGCTACGCCGAATTACAAGTTGCGGAATGCATCAAATTAACATCCAAATACTTAAAACTAAGAGGAGATTTATGGAACAGCATTGCCGACAGAAAAGTAATTCTCGAAAAACAACTGCATTTACAAGTCGAACTCAATGACATTCATCATAATATTAGAAGAGTACTTATTGGAAAACAAATAAATGCTGTCTCTTCCAACCAAAATAGAAAAATGCTAATTGTATTTATTTCCTTGGTAGAAATATTGGAGTTAGCGCTATCAACTTCATTCGACCATAATCGATTACATCAAAAATTTGAAAAGCATCCCAAAACATTAGCCACTTACCAAAATTTGGCTTACAATTTGGCTTCAACGTTAAAACAATTATCGAAAAACATTGAAAAAAGAACCAATTATATCCCCAAGCATAAATTATCCAACCATCTATTAGCTCTAGAAACTGCTATAATTGAGTACGAAAACGAGTTAGGAAAAGCAGAAGCTTCTGAGGGTGTTTTGATGCTAAAAACCATGATGGAATACGCCGAGAAACAAATCGAAAAAATCAAAGTAATTGAACGCGCTTTCACGTCAGTATCGAATACTTACGATTTTAAGGGAAAAGATAAAGATTTAGAAAAATTTTTAACTCCCCAATACTACCCAATAAGTACATTTATTCAAAATATAAGTTTTTCGTCTACTATATTTAGACATTCCTTACGATTAACGGTTGCTCTTATTTTTGGAGGTATTATAGGTAAATTTCTGGCATTTCAAAACGAATACTGGATTTTGATGACTATCATCATCATCATGAGACCGGGTTACGGGTTAACCAAACAGCGATCCATACAACGTGTTATTGGTACTGTCATTGGCGGTATCATTGCATTCAGTATTTTATCCTTAATGCCTACTCATTTTTTATTAAGCATTTTGGCAATATTATGCATGCTGCTTGGATTTTCTTTCACACAGACCAATTACACTGTAAGTGCCACTTTTGTAACCATGTATATTGTATTCTTGCATGGAATTTTATCACCTGATTTTTTAAATGTCATCCAATTTAGAATTGCGGACACTCTAACGGGAGCATTGCTCGCTTATTTGGCCAATCATTTTTTATGGCCATCCTGGGAATACATCAAAGCCCCGGAATACTTAAAAAAATCTATTATTGCCAATCGAGATTATTTGAAAGAAATTTTTATTTTTTATACCCAAAAAGGGGAAGTTACGACCTCATACCGTTTGGCAAGAAAAAATGCATTTATTGAAGTTGGAAACCTGATGGCTTCGTTTCAAAGAATGTCACAAGAACCAAAATCCAAACAAAAGAAAATAGTTCTCCTGTATAAATTAACAGAACTCAATCATTCCTTGCTTTCATCGACAGCCTCTTTAGGCACTTATATTCAATCCCACAAAACAACACCTTCTTCCAAAGCCTTGACAATTGTTGTCGAAAAAGTGGTTAAAAACTTAGAGCAGGCGATTGCCTATTTAAAAGGTGAGTCAGTTAATGATTCGAATGAAATTACAAAAGAAGAATTGGCTAATCGTTTTATAGAATTAAAAAACATTCGAGAAAGCGAACTAAAAGAGGGAAATCCTATTGACGAAGAAGCTTTTGCCTTAAAAATGCAGGAAGCACAATTGGTAATAGAGCAATTAATTTGGCTAACCAATTTATCCGAGGGAATTTTAAAAAACACTAAAAAACTAATGGAGGATTGAGTAAAAAAAGAATGACAGCTTTTGGTTTCTTTTATTCGAAACCAAAAACTGTCATTTAATATTTATTAACCTAAGGTGGTTGCAATTACTAATCATTGCAAAAATGCCAAATCTTTATCTTTAGCCCTGATCGTAACGGCATCCTTTTCTTTTTTTCTTTAAAAAAGAAAAGATATAGTGTAGAGCAGGTTCTATGTGACTAAAAAAGCCTTATGCTGTTGCTCCAAAAATCAACAATCAGTTTAGCTTAATTTTAAAACTTCGGCTGTATTTTTTCTAATAGTTGCCAATAGCTCTGGATTTTCATTTAAGGACTGACCAAAAGAAGGAATCATAGCTTTCACTTTTTCCTGCCATTCAGGAGAACTAAATTGCTCTGGGAAACATTTGCTCACCAACTCAACCATAATAGAAACCGCGGTCGAGGCTCCAGGAGAAGCTCCTAATAAAACCGCCAAAGT carries:
- a CDS encoding FUSC family membrane protein, which translates into the protein MITKIEKFTDSTYFTNALKATISAVLPVLIFTYFGLFEIGFVIALGAFLTYPSDIPSSLKHKINGIIVTAFLIAGVNLLINLTYPIPFIFYPFFSILVFILAMLSVYGQRATFTSFSALLSVSLSFSHLHTGMEMVQHSALILAGGLFYLVISLLFHYLRPYRYAELQVAECIKLTSKYLKLRGDLWNSIADRKVILEKQLHLQVELNDIHHNIRRVLIGKQINAVSSNQNRKMLIVFISLVEILELALSTSFDHNRLHQKFEKHPKTLATYQNLAYNLASTLKQLSKNIEKRTNYIPKHKLSNHLLALETAIIEYENELGKAEASEGVLMLKTMMEYAEKQIEKIKVIERAFTSVSNTYDFKGKDKDLEKFLTPQYYPISTFIQNISFSSTIFRHSLRLTVALIFGGIIGKFLAFQNEYWILMTIIIIMRPGYGLTKQRSIQRVIGTVIGGIIAFSILSLMPTHFLLSILAILCMLLGFSFTQTNYTVSATFVTMYIVFLHGILSPDFLNVIQFRIADTLTGALLAYLANHFLWPSWEYIKAPEYLKKSIIANRDYLKEIFIFYTQKGEVTTSYRLARKNAFIEVGNLMASFQRMSQEPKSKQKKIVLLYKLTELNHSLLSSTASLGTYIQSHKTTPSSKALTIVVEKVVKNLEQAIAYLKGESVNDSNEITKEELANRFIELKNIRESELKEGNPIDEEAFALKMQEAQLVIEQLIWLTNLSEGILKNTKKLMED